A DNA window from Drosophila biarmipes strain raj3 chromosome 2R, RU_DBia_V1.1, whole genome shotgun sequence contains the following coding sequences:
- the LOC108022713 gene encoding uncharacterized protein LOC108022713 isoform X2: MQFDPKPRRGGVASFAAVLLILSADLAVGRPDVRESPFARELQPPLLQPDVTFSPADQQGAGPKAIDSYGNPIDALRPIDTPDGRKVVSAQGVQFEIPTYASGITEIRRPADDLLPPHIDAIAVGLESPQSSAEQKPNPIPIRDSFSGTASASAPAPLPATSLTPPHHDPPSSDTPTTSTAADVEVEQAQLVPLPQEEASSLPDYILELQRQDANIGGPVEWKPAADGAPLSVIAWDLLPPHQEQDSHHSQEEQQQEPTIITEAQQLPAKKVQGIVDPISHNIRLSLSSGNALSPVAPLQDQEHHDGPAEHGTNAHVGSTTPSNPGRFPNRQRGTAHYSTTRSSSTTLRPRSSSTTTQAPTTTTTRRTTTTTTTTTRRPTTTTTTTTTTPKPEPRTTAAIPLGTTEDPATFYHLENEEAYAYTLPTWLQEVTDPDLDVAVTFEVPADNDKYNHSLANDLEPPFEPFVDLGNIQLTPPPTSRPSTTTTRRTTTTTTTAAPTTTTTTTTTTTPRTTTTTTRRTTKAPITTLKPTAPTTHSTQAHPEPPPVKLTTTTTHHADNPPEDSRSTTASPLDGGNPFDSATIPAWLRDFDYPDVGPGVPFDPDNFGQQPAAGAAAGGAAASSSTRYPTNPPRLPNVPTASSAFPSKVTLPLPGSSISGPSSSEEPPKVLVPPADSESTAGSVSGSANSNPGPLTHPTSFAARFEPPASSSSSSSSAAEPFPPSKVEYTKSDEGKVISTPVTSNQRRTEAAAPAVNTGKYTGGFGAPAGLLRPQTTSASGPNPSASASSIYVAGNQHEFSSIVKANKARPTVNPGRYNGGFGAPTGVLSPQAQAQAHAPAEPRPFQAAVHQQAEHREPQSGTASRFGGPPGILVPFDNVQRTGGQ, from the exons ATGTGCGCGAGTCGCCCTTCGCCCGCGAgctgcagccgccgctgctgcagccggACGTGACCTTCAGCCCAGCCGACCAGCAGGGCGCTGGCCCCAAGGCCATCGATAGCTACGGCAACCCCATCGACGCACTGCGTCCCATTGACACGCCCGACGGGCGCAAGGTGGTCAGTGCCCAGGGCGTTCAGTTCGAGATACCCACCTACGCATCGGGGATCACGGAGATCCGGCGGCCGGCCGACGATCTTCTGCCTCCGCACATTG ATGCCATCGCTGTGGGCCTGGAGTCGCCCCAGTCCAGTGCAGAACAGAAACCGAATCCGATACCGATTCGGGACTCATTCTCCGGCACAGCATCAGCATCCGCACCAGCACCTCTTCCAGCCACATCACTAACACCGCCCCACCATGACCCACCCTCATCCGACACGCCGACCACCAGCACCGCCGCGGATGTGGAGGTGGAGCAGGCGCAGCTGGTGCCTCTGCCCCAGGAGGAGGCCAGCTCTCTGCCAGATTACATCCTGGAGCTGCAGCGCCAGGATGCGAATATCGGCGGACCAGTGGAATGGAAACCGGCAGCCGATGGAGCACCACTCAGTGTGATCGCCTGGGATCTGCTGCCACCGCACCAGGAGCAGGACAGCCATCACagccaggaggagcagcagcaggagcccACCATCATCACAGAGGCACAACAGCTGCCGGCCAAGAAGGTCCAGGGCATTGTGGATCCCATCAGTCACAATATACGGCTGAGCCTGAGCAGCGGTAACGCCCTTAGTCCAGTGGCCCCCCTGCAGGATCAGGAGCACCATGATGGACCAGCGGAGCATGGCACCAATGCCCATGTGGGCAGCACCACACCCAGCAATCCGGGTCGCTTTCCCAACCGCCAGCGTGGCACGGCCCACTACAGCACAACCAGGAGCAGTAGCACCACCCTGAGacccaggagcagcagcaccaccacccagGCACCAACCACGACCACTACCAGGAGAACTACCACAACCACGACGACTACTACCAGGAGACCCACCACCACAACCACCACTACGACAACCACTCCGAAGCCAGAGCCACGCACCACCGCTGCAATACCCCTTGGCACCACCGAGGATCCTGCCACCTTCTACCACCTGGAGAACGAGGAGGCCTATGCCTACACCTTGCCCACCTGGCTGCAGGAGGTCACCGACCCGGATCTGGATGTGGCGGTGACCTTCGAAGTGCCCGCCGACAACGACAAGTACAACCACTCGCTGGCCAACGATCTGGAGCCACCTTTCGAGCCCTTCGTGGATCTGGGCAACATTCAGCTGACGCCACCACCCACCAGCAGGCCCAGCACCACAACCACGAGGAGAACGACCACCACAACCACTACGGCGgcaccaacaacaacgacaacaaccACCACAACAACCACGCCACGAACAACCACAACGACCACGCGGCGAACCACCAAAGCACCCATTACAACACTAAAACCAACagcacccaccacccacagcACCCAAGCGCACCCAGAACCTCCGCCAGTGAAACTGACCAcaaccaccacccaccacgcAGATAACCCGCCCGAGGATTCGAGGAGCACCACTGCGAGTCCCCTGGACGGAGGCAACCCCTTCGACTCGGCCACCATTCCCGCCTGGCTGCGAGACTTCGACTATCCGGATGTGGGTCCCGGTGTGCCCTTCGATCCGGACAACTTTGGACAGCAGCCGGCAGCCGGAGCGGCAGCCGGAGGAGCAGCCGCTAGTAGCAGTACCCGTTACCCAACCAACCCGCCACGCCTCCCTAACGTCCCAACCGCCTCCTCCGCTTTTCCATCCAAAGTCACGCTTCCGCTTCCAGGCAGCAGCATCAGTggccccagcagcagcgaggAACCACCAAAGGTGCTCGTTCCGCCCGCTGACTCGGAGTCCACCGCCGGTTCCGTCTCCGGCTCCGCCAACTCCAATCCCGGACCACTCACCCATCCCACATCCTTTGCAGCCCGCTTCGAGCCACCGGccagcagctccagctccagctcctccgCCGCAGAGCCCTTCCCGCCCAGCAAGGTGGAGTACACCAAGAGCGACGAGGGCAAGGTCATCAGCACGCCGGTCACCAGCAACCAGCGAAGAA CTGAGGCTGCGGCTCCAGCTGTGAACACTGGAAAGTACACGGGAGGATTCGGAGCTCCGGCGGGGCTACTGCGTCCACAGACGACCAGCGCCAGCGGCCCCAATCCGAGTGCGAGTGCCAGCTCCATCTACGTGGCCGGCAACCAGCACGAGTTCAGCAGCATTGTGAAGGCGAACAAGGCGAGGCCCACCGTGAACCCAGGCCGCTACAACGGCGGCTTTGGAGCACCCACCGGCGTGCTTTCGCCacaggcccaggcccaggcccacGCCCCGGCGGAGCCGCGACCCTTCCAGGCCGCAGTGCACCAGCAGGCGGAGCACAGGGAACCGCAGTCCGGAACCGCCAGCCGCTTTGGCGGACCACCCGGCATCCTGGTGCCCTTCGACAATGTGCAGCGAACCGGGGGGCAGTAG
- the LOC108022713 gene encoding mucin-7 isoform X3: MQFDPKPRRGGVASFAAVLLILSADLAVGRPDVRESPFARELQPPLLQPDVTFSPADQQGAGPKAIDSYGNPIDALRPIDTPDGRKVVSAQGVQFEIPTYASGITEIRRPADDLLPPHIDNPPEDSRSTTASPLDGGNPFDSATIPAWLRDFDYPDVGPGVPFDPDNFGQQPAAGAAAGGAAASSSTRYPTNPPRLPNVPTASSAFPSKVTLPLPGSSISGPSSSEEPPKVLVPPADSESTAGSVSGSANSNPGPLTHPTSFAARFEPPASSSSSSSSAAEPFPPSKVEYTKSDEGKVISTPVTSNQRRTEAAAPAVNTGKYTGGFGAPAGLLRPQTTSASGPNPSASASSIYVAGNQHEFSSIVKANKARPTVNPGRYNGGFGAPTGVLSPQAQAQAHAPAEPRPFQAAVHQQAEHREPQSGTASRFGGPPGILVPFDNVQRTGGQ; this comes from the exons ATGTGCGCGAGTCGCCCTTCGCCCGCGAgctgcagccgccgctgctgcagccggACGTGACCTTCAGCCCAGCCGACCAGCAGGGCGCTGGCCCCAAGGCCATCGATAGCTACGGCAACCCCATCGACGCACTGCGTCCCATTGACACGCCCGACGGGCGCAAGGTGGTCAGTGCCCAGGGCGTTCAGTTCGAGATACCCACCTACGCATCGGGGATCACGGAGATCCGGCGGCCGGCCGACGATCTTCTGCCTCCGCACATTG ATAACCCGCCCGAGGATTCGAGGAGCACCACTGCGAGTCCCCTGGACGGAGGCAACCCCTTCGACTCGGCCACCATTCCCGCCTGGCTGCGAGACTTCGACTATCCGGATGTGGGTCCCGGTGTGCCCTTCGATCCGGACAACTTTGGACAGCAGCCGGCAGCCGGAGCGGCAGCCGGAGGAGCAGCCGCTAGTAGCAGTACCCGTTACCCAACCAACCCGCCACGCCTCCCTAACGTCCCAACCGCCTCCTCCGCTTTTCCATCCAAAGTCACGCTTCCGCTTCCAGGCAGCAGCATCAGTggccccagcagcagcgaggAACCACCAAAGGTGCTCGTTCCGCCCGCTGACTCGGAGTCCACCGCCGGTTCCGTCTCCGGCTCCGCCAACTCCAATCCCGGACCACTCACCCATCCCACATCCTTTGCAGCCCGCTTCGAGCCACCGGccagcagctccagctccagctcctccgCCGCAGAGCCCTTCCCGCCCAGCAAGGTGGAGTACACCAAGAGCGACGAGGGCAAGGTCATCAGCACGCCGGTCACCAGCAACCAGCGAAGAA CTGAGGCTGCGGCTCCAGCTGTGAACACTGGAAAGTACACGGGAGGATTCGGAGCTCCGGCGGGGCTACTGCGTCCACAGACGACCAGCGCCAGCGGCCCCAATCCGAGTGCGAGTGCCAGCTCCATCTACGTGGCCGGCAACCAGCACGAGTTCAGCAGCATTGTGAAGGCGAACAAGGCGAGGCCCACCGTGAACCCAGGCCGCTACAACGGCGGCTTTGGAGCACCCACCGGCGTGCTTTCGCCacaggcccaggcccaggcccacGCCCCGGCGGAGCCGCGACCCTTCCAGGCCGCAGTGCACCAGCAGGCGGAGCACAGGGAACCGCAGTCCGGAACCGCCAGCCGCTTTGGCGGACCACCCGGCATCCTGGTGCCCTTCGACAATGTGCAGCGAACCGGGGGGCAGTAG
- the LOC108022713 gene encoding mucin-5AC isoform X1, with translation MQFDPKPRRGGVASFAAVLLILSADLAVGRPDVRESPFARELQPPLLQPDVTFSPADQQGAGPKAIDSYGNPIDALRPIDTPDGRKVVSAQGVQFEIPTYASGITEIRRPADDLLPPHIGELTTKGTEAASGATSRRETETRTKNDTKNNALTAPHTNSRNSSTTRATRATRATRTTRATSTTRTAPAAPPISTTNKLAKRDSPGGQFPIAPPTNHHAPPAYSLIRLNPFGDSDSPITQIGSPSSLSPSPCPNSPSQSQAKVPANCSKYSTTNPNPLQPDAIAVGLESPQSSAEQKPNPIPIRDSFSGTASASAPAPLPATSLTPPHHDPPSSDTPTTSTAADVEVEQAQLVPLPQEEASSLPDYILELQRQDANIGGPVEWKPAADGAPLSVIAWDLLPPHQEQDSHHSQEEQQQEPTIITEAQQLPAKKVQGIVDPISHNIRLSLSSGNALSPVAPLQDQEHHDGPAEHGTNAHVGSTTPSNPGRFPNRQRGTAHYSTTRSSSTTLRPRSSSTTTQAPTTTTTRRTTTTTTTTTRRPTTTTTTTTTTPKPEPRTTAAIPLGTTEDPATFYHLENEEAYAYTLPTWLQEVTDPDLDVAVTFEVPADNDKYNHSLANDLEPPFEPFVDLGNIQLTPPPTSRPSTTTTRRTTTTTTTAAPTTTTTTTTTTTPRTTTTTTRRTTKAPITTLKPTAPTTHSTQAHPEPPPVKLTTTTTHHADNPPEDSRSTTASPLDGGNPFDSATIPAWLRDFDYPDVGPGVPFDPDNFGQQPAAGAAAGGAAASSSTRYPTNPPRLPNVPTASSAFPSKVTLPLPGSSISGPSSSEEPPKVLVPPADSESTAGSVSGSANSNPGPLTHPTSFAARFEPPASSSSSSSSAAEPFPPSKVEYTKSDEGKVISTPVTSNQRRTEAAAPAVNTGKYTGGFGAPAGLLRPQTTSASGPNPSASASSIYVAGNQHEFSSIVKANKARPTVNPGRYNGGFGAPTGVLSPQAQAQAHAPAEPRPFQAAVHQQAEHREPQSGTASRFGGPPGILVPFDNVQRTGGQ, from the exons ATGTGCGCGAGTCGCCCTTCGCCCGCGAgctgcagccgccgctgctgcagccggACGTGACCTTCAGCCCAGCCGACCAGCAGGGCGCTGGCCCCAAGGCCATCGATAGCTACGGCAACCCCATCGACGCACTGCGTCCCATTGACACGCCCGACGGGCGCAAGGTGGTCAGTGCCCAGGGCGTTCAGTTCGAGATACCCACCTACGCATCGGGGATCACGGAGATCCGGCGGCCGGCCGACGATCTTCTGCCTCCGCACATTGGTGAGTTGACAACCAAGGGAACAGAGGCTGCCAGCGGTGCCACCAGCAGAAGGGAAACGGAAACCAGGACGAAAAACGACACAAAGAACAATGCCTTGACTGCACCACACACAAACAGTAGAAATAGTAGCACCACTAGAGCCACTAGAGCCACTAGAGCCACTAGAACCACTAGAGCCACTAGCACCACCCGCACCGCACCAGCTGCACCACCCATTAGCACCACTAACAAGCTGGCCAAGCGCGATTCGCCGGGCGGCCAGTTCCCCATCGCACCACCCACTAACCACCACGCCCCGCCCGCCTACTCCCTGATCAGGCTGAATCCCTTCGGGGATTCCGACTCGCCCATCACCCAGATTGGCTCCCCTTCAAGCCTCAGTCCCAGCCCTTGTCCCAATTCCCCGTCCCAGTCCCAAGCCAAAGTCCCCGCGAATTGCTCGAAATACTCAACCACGAATCCGAATCCTCTCCAACCAGATGCCATCGCTGTGGGCCTGGAGTCGCCCCAGTCCAGTGCAGAACAGAAACCGAATCCGATACCGATTCGGGACTCATTCTCCGGCACAGCATCAGCATCCGCACCAGCACCTCTTCCAGCCACATCACTAACACCGCCCCACCATGACCCACCCTCATCCGACACGCCGACCACCAGCACCGCCGCGGATGTGGAGGTGGAGCAGGCGCAGCTGGTGCCTCTGCCCCAGGAGGAGGCCAGCTCTCTGCCAGATTACATCCTGGAGCTGCAGCGCCAGGATGCGAATATCGGCGGACCAGTGGAATGGAAACCGGCAGCCGATGGAGCACCACTCAGTGTGATCGCCTGGGATCTGCTGCCACCGCACCAGGAGCAGGACAGCCATCACagccaggaggagcagcagcaggagcccACCATCATCACAGAGGCACAACAGCTGCCGGCCAAGAAGGTCCAGGGCATTGTGGATCCCATCAGTCACAATATACGGCTGAGCCTGAGCAGCGGTAACGCCCTTAGTCCAGTGGCCCCCCTGCAGGATCAGGAGCACCATGATGGACCAGCGGAGCATGGCACCAATGCCCATGTGGGCAGCACCACACCCAGCAATCCGGGTCGCTTTCCCAACCGCCAGCGTGGCACGGCCCACTACAGCACAACCAGGAGCAGTAGCACCACCCTGAGacccaggagcagcagcaccaccacccagGCACCAACCACGACCACTACCAGGAGAACTACCACAACCACGACGACTACTACCAGGAGACCCACCACCACAACCACCACTACGACAACCACTCCGAAGCCAGAGCCACGCACCACCGCTGCAATACCCCTTGGCACCACCGAGGATCCTGCCACCTTCTACCACCTGGAGAACGAGGAGGCCTATGCCTACACCTTGCCCACCTGGCTGCAGGAGGTCACCGACCCGGATCTGGATGTGGCGGTGACCTTCGAAGTGCCCGCCGACAACGACAAGTACAACCACTCGCTGGCCAACGATCTGGAGCCACCTTTCGAGCCCTTCGTGGATCTGGGCAACATTCAGCTGACGCCACCACCCACCAGCAGGCCCAGCACCACAACCACGAGGAGAACGACCACCACAACCACTACGGCGgcaccaacaacaacgacaacaaccACCACAACAACCACGCCACGAACAACCACAACGACCACGCGGCGAACCACCAAAGCACCCATTACAACACTAAAACCAACagcacccaccacccacagcACCCAAGCGCACCCAGAACCTCCGCCAGTGAAACTGACCAcaaccaccacccaccacgcAGATAACCCGCCCGAGGATTCGAGGAGCACCACTGCGAGTCCCCTGGACGGAGGCAACCCCTTCGACTCGGCCACCATTCCCGCCTGGCTGCGAGACTTCGACTATCCGGATGTGGGTCCCGGTGTGCCCTTCGATCCGGACAACTTTGGACAGCAGCCGGCAGCCGGAGCGGCAGCCGGAGGAGCAGCCGCTAGTAGCAGTACCCGTTACCCAACCAACCCGCCACGCCTCCCTAACGTCCCAACCGCCTCCTCCGCTTTTCCATCCAAAGTCACGCTTCCGCTTCCAGGCAGCAGCATCAGTggccccagcagcagcgaggAACCACCAAAGGTGCTCGTTCCGCCCGCTGACTCGGAGTCCACCGCCGGTTCCGTCTCCGGCTCCGCCAACTCCAATCCCGGACCACTCACCCATCCCACATCCTTTGCAGCCCGCTTCGAGCCACCGGccagcagctccagctccagctcctccgCCGCAGAGCCCTTCCCGCCCAGCAAGGTGGAGTACACCAAGAGCGACGAGGGCAAGGTCATCAGCACGCCGGTCACCAGCAACCAGCGAAGAA CTGAGGCTGCGGCTCCAGCTGTGAACACTGGAAAGTACACGGGAGGATTCGGAGCTCCGGCGGGGCTACTGCGTCCACAGACGACCAGCGCCAGCGGCCCCAATCCGAGTGCGAGTGCCAGCTCCATCTACGTGGCCGGCAACCAGCACGAGTTCAGCAGCATTGTGAAGGCGAACAAGGCGAGGCCCACCGTGAACCCAGGCCGCTACAACGGCGGCTTTGGAGCACCCACCGGCGTGCTTTCGCCacaggcccaggcccaggcccacGCCCCGGCGGAGCCGCGACCCTTCCAGGCCGCAGTGCACCAGCAGGCGGAGCACAGGGAACCGCAGTCCGGAACCGCCAGCCGCTTTGGCGGACCACCCGGCATCCTGGTGCCCTTCGACAATGTGCAGCGAACCGGGGGGCAGTAG